A region from the Panicum hallii strain FIL2 chromosome 1, PHallii_v3.1, whole genome shotgun sequence genome encodes:
- the LOC112872378 gene encoding transcription factor MYB3R-2-like gives MSLYALSDLPPLASLPNPPRRRSGRRPGTRHRRPSPLRQDRTARPAQRRAPPSTEAASGDASGGTGASSLTAGMEESGDGMPRQRRDVSSTNHSSNSDAVAEGTSGVPHETAKHCQDAESEKTEDPPCKKNLHGFNECSSSKNLERTKCRWSPEENELLAQLVNKHGTKNWQTIACAIPDRNAHACLSRWKYILDPAINKEAWSQQEELRLIRAHQIYGNKWCKMVKHFPGRTNNALKEHWRGSMKRKLDSYLASGLLEQVPDLHESLSVPQSSQSDIPKDSKLSSDRIRFSSILSTSSKFKQELRELSEDAYTSVGESSDFIYAKAFDADSAKVSESIIAKPQQCATARKKLNFVSSPVKLKSDVPPETVKQHRHEMESEKTEGSPCKKNGYCFKQGSSLKKSERTKGRWLAEENEILTKMVTKHGLKNWRTIASAIPGRNAQQCRIRWTRSLDPAVNKEDWSEQEELKLIRAHQIYGSQWLKMVKHFPGRTNHALKEHWRGRMKGKLDYYLASGMLEQIPDLQEDLSVPESSQSDIPKDGQGSSERNRPPSLPIRPKPKSDLSELDENASTSEEESSDCMYNKGLDAHSAKVSEKVMAKSKQRARARRKLDFLSTPVELKVCTAAASCQRPPPEMEQTTPAGDNISPSDVCQDIPQNAASERVDVVIPTAASNPPNDVHSWATPDPCSPEIHEANASDPLDMSYCDDLIIDSPPYLHGSSFI, from the exons ATGTCACTGTATGCTCTCTCTGACCTTCCTCCCCTCGCATCCCTCCCGAATCCGCCTCGCCGGCGGTCAGGTCGTCGCCCCGGCACCCGCCATCGCCGCCCAAGCCCTCTTCGCCAAGATCGAACCGCGCGTCCAGCACAGCGCCGAGCTCCCCCTTCCACCGAAGCAG CTTCAGGCGATGCCTCTGGTGGAACCGGGGCCTCGTCGCTGACCGCAGGCATGGAGGAGAGTGGCGACGGGATGCCAAGGCAGCG GAGGGATGTCAGTTCAACAAATCACTCGAGCAACTCGGATGCGGTTGCTGAAGGCACG AGTGGTGTACCACATGAAACTGCGAAACATTGCCAAGATGCGGAATCAGAAAAGACAG AGGACCCACCTTGCAAGAAGAATCTACACGGCTTCAATGAGTGCAGTAGTTCAAAAAATCTTGAAAGGACCAAATGCAGATGGTCACCAGAGGAAA ATGAGCTACTCGCTCAATTGGTAAACAAACATGGGACCAAAAACTGGCAAACTATTGCATGTGCTATACCTGACCGAAATGCACATGCATGCTTATCAAG ATGGAAATACATTCTAGACCCAGCAATAAACAAAGAGGCTTGGTCACAACAAGAGGAGCTAAGATTAATTCGTGCACATCAAATATACGGAAACAAGTGGTGTAAAATGGTCAAACATTTCCCAGGGAG GACAAATAATGCACTCAAAGAACACTGGAGGGGTTCAATGAAAAGAAAACTGGATTCATATTTAGCCTCAGGATTGCTCGAACAAGTTCCCGACCTTCATGAAAGTCTATCAGTTCCACAGAGCAGTCAGTCAGATATTCCAAAGGACAGCAAACTTTCATCTGATAGAATTCGATTTTCATCAATTTTATCGACAAGCTCCAAATTTAAACAAGAGCTCAGAGAACTAAGTGAAGATGCTTATACTTCAGTAGGAGAAAGCTCTGACTTCATCTATGCTAAAGCATTTGATGCCGATTCAGCCAAAGTCTCTGAAAGTATAATAGCTAAACCACAGCAGTGTGCGACAGCAAGAAAGAAACTGAATTTCGTGTCAAGCCCAGTGAAGCTCAAG AGTGATGTACCACCTGAAACTGTCAAACAACATCGTCATGAAATGGAATCAGAAAAGACAG AGGGCTCACCATGCAAGAAAAATGGCTACTGCTTCAAGCAGGGAAGTAGTTTAAAAAAGTCTGAAAGGACCAAAGGCAGATGGTTAGCAGAGGAAA ATGAAATTCTCACTAAAATGGTTACCAAGCATGGGCTGAAAAACTGGCGAACTATTGCATCTGCTATACCTGGCCGAAATGCACAACAATGCCGAATAAG ATGGACACGCAGTCTGGACCCAGCAGTAAACAAAGAGGATTGGTCAGAACAGGAGGAGCTAAAATTGATTCGTGCCCATCAAATATATGGAAGCCAGTGGCTTAAAATGGTCAAACATTTCCCAGGGAG GACAAATCATGCACTCAAAGAACACTGGAGAGGTCGTATGAAAGGAAAACTGGATTATTATTTAGCCTCAGGAATGCTCGAACAAATTCCAGACCTGCAAGAAGATCTATCAGTTCCAGAGAGCAGTCAGTCAGATATTCCAAAGGATGGCCAGGGTTCATCTGAAAGAAATCGACCACCATCTTTACCAATAAGACCCAAACCTAAAAGTGACCTCTCAGAACTTGATGAAAATGCTTCTACATCAGAAGAAGAAAGTTCTGACTGCATGTATAATAAAGGTCTTGATGCTCATTCAGCCAAAGTCTCTGAGAAGGTAATGGCCAAATCAAAGCAGCGTGCAAGAGCCAGAAGGAAACTGGATTTTCTGTCAACCCCAGTGGAACTCAAGGTGTGCACCGCTGCAGCAAGTTGTCAAAGGCCTCCCCCAGAAATGGAACAAACAACTCCAGCCGGTGACAATATCTCTCCGTCAGATGTATGCCAAGATATTCCACAAAATGCTGCATCAGAACGTGTGGATGTGGTTATACCAACAGCTGCTAGTAACCCTCCCAATGATGTTCATTCATGGGCTACCCCAGATCCATGCTCACCAGAGATACATGAGGCGAATGCGTCAGATCCTCTGGACATGTCCTACTGTGATGACTTGATAATCGATTCTCCTCCTTATCTGCATGGCAGTAGCTTCATATAG